From the genome of Kryptolebias marmoratus isolate JLee-2015 linkage group LG19, ASM164957v2, whole genome shotgun sequence, one region includes:
- the aida gene encoding axin interactor, dorsalization-associated protein, with product MSDVNKTIQKWNASFRKGTDFDSWGQLVEAIDEYQILARQLQKEVQSTNSPDFTEEQKKTLGKIATCLEMRSASLQCTQSKEEFKLEDLKKLESIIKNVLTYNKEFPFDVQPVPLRRILAPGEEENLELEEEEDAAAGAGSAETFPPRAPGTLLPRLPSEPRMTLLTIKIEKIGLKDAGQCIDPYITISVKDVNGVDLNPAQDTPVATSKEDTYIHFRVDVEIQRHIEKLPKGAAIFFEFKHYKPKKRFTSTKCFAFMEMDEIKPGPIVIELYKKPTDFKRKKLQLLTKKPLYLHLHQTLHKDT from the exons ATGTCCGATGTCAACAAGACTATTCAGAAATGGAACGCCAGCTTTAGGAAGGGCACTGACTTTGACTCGTGGGGACAGCTAGTGGAGGCCATAGATGAGTACCAAAT TTTAGCGCGACAGCTGCAGAAAGAAGTCCAGTCCACGAACTCTCCGGACTTCACAGAAGAGCAGAAG aaaaCTTTGGGAAAGATTGCAACATGCCTGGAGATGAGAAGTGCCAGTTtgcag TGCACGCAGTCAAAGGAGGAGTTCAAGTTAGAAGACCTGAAGAAACTGGAAAGCA TAATAAAGAACGTCCTCACTTATAACAAAGAGTTTCCTTTTGATGTCCAGCCGGTGCCACTAAG GAGGATCCTCGCTCCGGGGGAGGAGGAGAACCTCgagctggaggaagaggaggatgctgCAGCGGGAGCCGGATCAGCCGAGACGTTCCCGCCGAGAGCGCCCG GGACTCTGTTGCCACGGTTACCCTCCGAACCCAGGATGACGCTGCTTACAATAAAGATCGAAAAAATCGGGTTGAAGGATGCCGGCCAGTGCATCGACCCTTATATCACCATCAGCGTCAAAG ACGTGAACGGCGTGGATCTGAACCCCGCACAGGACACGCCTGTGGCCACCAGCAAGGAAGACACCTACATCCACTTCAGAGTGGACGTGGAGATTCAGAGGCACATAGAGAAACTACCCAAAG GAGCTGCTATCTTCTTCGAGTTCAAGCACTACAAGCCCAAAAAGAGGTTCACCAGCACAAAGTGTTTCGCCTTCATGGAGATGGACGAGATCAAACCTGGACCCATCGTGATTGAACT GTACAAGAAGCCGACTGACTTTAAGAGGaagaagctgcagcttctcACGAAGAAACCACTTTATCTCCACCTTCATCAGACGCTACACAAAGACACCTGA